GAGTTAGGCTCATgaccaaacaatacaaaaagatGAGAGGTATAACAAAATACACTGGAAAAGTTTGTCCTAATATTCAAGACAAATTAGAGAAGTTAAAACATGAATCTATACCTTTCAGTGCTACTCCAGCAGGCAGCTTCATGTATGAGGTTGATAATGGTCATGAGAGACATGTGGTTGACTTGGCTAAGAAAGCATGCAACTGTAGGATTTGGGATTTGACAGGACTTCCCTGCAAACATGGGATCTCTGCTATTGTTAAGAACCTGGAGAAAGTGGAGGACTATGTGCATCCTTGTTACTTAAAAGAGACATTTGCTGAAACATACAAAGAGATAATACAGCCAATGCCTGGCCAGTCTGAGTGGGTTAAGACTAACCAACCTGCTCCTGTTGCTCCTCATGTGTATAAACCACCTGGCAGACCaccaaagcaaagaaaaagagatcctGAAGAGCTAAGGAACCCTTATAGAGTTTCTAGGATGAACAAGACAATCAAGTGTGGGAAGTGCAAGAAAGAAGGACATAATGCAAGAGGGTGCAAGGCAGGCATAACTGGTGAAACTCCATGGCAGAGAAGAGATAGACTTGCTAAATCAGCAGCTGTAAGTATTTCCATGCTTTGAACTATATTCATTTCCTCAAGTATTTCGTGTGTGTAACTTGTACTACCCTCTTTGTAGGCACAAGACAGTAAATCTACAAAAACAAAGCAGACTGCAACACCTCAAACTGCATCTCAGCCACCAAGTGCTAGATCTCAGAGTGCATACAGAGCTTTTGGTCAAACTGCATCTCAACCTGCACCAAACAATAGATCTGAGGCTGCAACTCAACCTGCAACTAGATCTAAGGCTAACTGGTTCTCTTCATCTTCACAACCAAGCTTCCATACCCCTAGAAAGACATGGGATTCTTTACCATCTCAGGCACTTCTGGCTtgttctattttgtttatttttttcctcttactTGCTATTGTTGGATCATCTTGCTAATTGTTGGATCACTTTGCTAACTGTTGGATTTTGGTTATGCAGCCAAGTGCATCTGCTAGGGGGTTTAAAGGCAGAAAGTTTCAACCAGTTGGTGGAAATGGCAAGAATGCAGCTGGCAAGGGCAAAAATGCAGCTGGCAAGGGCACCTAAAGTAGTAAATGACAACTTGGAAGATGTTAAagtttcaacaacttttttgtTATAGTTCACTTGTTTAATGTATAGGTCAAGTGTCAAAAACAATATTGGCAATTTCGGTTGGAAATATGTATGTCTGAGCACTAGTGGACTAGTTGGTGGGTTTTAATTGGAAGATGTGTAAAGTCACAGGATGTGCCAAAAACAATGTTGGCAATTTTGTATGCATGTGACATAAAACTTTGTTAATGTCTccacttttattttgtaaagtcACTGAATAGGTtgctcttcttttattttgtgaagTCACAGGATGTGCTCAATGACTCTTCACTTTTATTAATGTTAATGTGCATTGAAATAGGATAAAGTATTTTGTTGTGTTGTGCTTGTCTTGTGCTTTTGGTGGACTTTGTTTTTCTTATCTTGTTCTTTTGGTGGATTTACACAGGTGTATGTATTCACACAACAAATCATGTGTCTGTGTAAAACATGTTCCATTTATAGGCAGGTGTGCAACAAATCATGTATATGTGTAAAACATGTTCCATTTATAGGCATGTGTGCATTGACACAGGTGTATATATTGAACCAACATGTTCCATTCAAGttattatgttattaacatTTCCACATAACATTTTGTGCCAATATATATCAATCACAGGATGAAgtaaaaaggaataaaaaaattatactaaacaATATTTGCACAAAAACAACACTTTCCATTTCAATTACCCAATAACATTTCAACATCCCACCAAGCATCATGGCAGATTAAGGTTCCTCGCTCTTACATTATTGTTCACTGAggcaaaacacaacaacaacattacaaaaatgaaaaataaccatGACAAAACTAATGCCATCTTGtacaatctctcactctctctaactCTCTTAAGTTTCTCTCTAATTTCTACATAAAGCTCATGAGTTTCTCTTTCCCTCCGGTTACATCTTTCTTCCATTTCCTTAGTTGTCATTTCTCTCTGATTTGCAAGCTGCAATTCATTCTCAAGCATACTTATCCTTTCACGGTCACTCTTACAAGTTTTGTTATCCACCCACTGAAAGAAGCCACATTTGGGACCAACCTGAGCATTACAATTATAACAATTAATTTCACAGTTCACAATTAATCACAACTAATAATTCAATTCAACTCAATTCAAATACAACAATGTAATTGTTACTTACATTAAATTGACTACAACCAACGAATCTTCTTCCATAGTTACCAGCTTTTCGACTTGTTCTTAGGGCACAATTCTCAAGGGTACATAAATGACCATCTCCAGCACGGTAGAAACCACTAGTTGTAGAGCCATTGCCAGTTGATGAAGACATAGCAAAAATTTGTTACAAGCTTATAGACCAACAAATCTGTTACGAGTGGTAAGAATCAACTCATCTAAATTTAGTAACAACTACTCATGCTACAACCACATTGTTAAAAAAGTTGATGGGCCACAGAcctttattttaaagtaataaGAAAATGCAGATATATATTCATAACTGTTAAGCCAGTAATAAGAAAATGCAGATATAAACCAATTCCATGGTTAAGCAAGAACCGAATTTGGAAGAAAGAATTTGGAAGAAAGACTACCCAATTTTAAAACCCACAGGAATTTTAACAAAGTGACCGTGCATATTaagtgaggaagaaagaaatacAATTATCACCGGGCATTTTAAAACCCACCACCGGCAAAAATGGGTTTTTAAAACCCACCACCGGCACCGGCATTTTAAAATCCACCACCGGCACCGGCATTTTAAGACCCAATTCAGAACCCTAGATTTCAAAGATTAAAACGCAAAATCCTAATCTACCTGCAACGGCTGAACAGAACAGCAATAATCTTGATCTTCCTCAAATCGGTTTGCATGCACGACCTCAAGCTTTCAACTCCCAGTCAAGTGAAGCAAAGCGCGATACCCATGAGTGAGTCTTCCTGCCACAAATGAACGGAGAAGCTGTCTATCTCGGTTCGGTTTGCATGAACGATaggagtgagtgagtgagtgagtgagtgatttTGAGTGATTTTTGGGAGTGACACTGAGTGATTTTTGGTGAGCAAGCGGATGAGAGTGACTGAGTGGTTTTTAGAAAAGTGAGTGTTTTGATCTGGATGGGAGTGACTTTGATCTATTTCCTATGTTAGAGTAACGGTGAGGGAGAGGTGGGCACACGGCACATAGACGGAGATaatcacaggtgggcaaagtgtcaaaattcaaaccacGGATAGGCACTTAGAATTAGAGGTAAACCACATGTGGGTAACGTGTAATTATCCCAAAGAAAAAACCCAACTAAAGTAAGTAAATCCTCTCAACAAAGCCCATTAAAGCAATGGGCCTCAAGCCCTCAACTTCACTGACCTACCCACCCATCCCCTGATTTGAATCCCGTAAAAACTCCTCTCTATTCTCTGATTGAATCGGATCTAAAACCCCCTAGAATCTTCAAATGTCTGCGGCGGCGAAATTGAGTGAGAAGGGCCAATCATTGGCCCTAACATCACAATCTTccacctcttcttcttcttcgacaGAGATGACAAAAACCGTCTGCTTTCGTGCAATTTGTAAATCTCATCAATCGTACTGGTTTGCGGTTAATATTTCCTTCGAAGCCGAAGAAGAGTTGGAGAGCAAAAGAAAGGGAAGAGACGCAGATGAAGAAGACTTGATGGCCCGCTTCTGTGGACGTCGTCATCACCACTTCGATGGCGTGACTTATGGTAAGTTCCCAACCCTTGAACATGATATCCAACCTTACTCTACTGCTAAATTGTCACACCGGTCATCCTGGGCACTCATGGGCTCTAAATTATATTGTGTTGGTGGTTCTTTGCACGAACTTAATAAgtctaagaaaaagaaatctgATTATTCTCGTTTAGTACGAGTTTTTGATTTCAATTTCCCACACAATGGCTGGAATAAGAACCTTTCACTGATGATCAGTCGCAGAGAGATGCCTGGTTTGGCGGTCTTAGATGGAAAACTCTATGTTTTTGGCGGTACAGGGTGGTGTAATAAGAAGTCACCGTGGGCTGAGGTTTATGATCCCAGTGTAGACAAATGGGAAGCCTTGCCTCAACCTCCCCCTTATATTATAGATACTATAGAAGACACACCAAGTTTTGTTGTGGCTCtccataatttaaaaaagattGTTCTTGATGAATATCTGTTCGATGTGATTACTAGTTCCTGGGAGATTTTGAAGGAGGATTGTCGTGATTGTTGTGATAGAGCTGTTAACCAACAACCCGTGGCAGTACAAGATACCATATATTGGTGGTCAGATAGATACGGGTCAGATGGATATGAATCACTCGGAGGatgcccatatatatatatgcctacGATTTTAGTGAGATGAAGCTGTTTCAAGGGCCTCTAAAAGGTTTAGAGCATGATACTGTGATCTCGGATTCCCGGTCCAATCTTTTACACATGGGGGGTGAATGTTTTTGTCTGCTTTGGTGTCACGGCCTTACCAAAACGCAATACCATTGCACCCAACTTCAAGTCTCCAAACAAGGCCAAGGAGTTTTGAATGCACGTGTACTCTCATGCCAATCTTTTCTCGCTCCTGGAAAGACTTCTCTTTTTCAAGCACAAATGCTGTATGTTCAATActgttttactttatttaattatttgtttttatcatttttgagGAAATATAATGTAATATTTGCATTGCTTTTTTATTCAGTTTGTTCTTTTTAAGAAACCATTTTAAAATCCTAATATTTGGATACTAAAGCCACAAAAATAACCTACTACATACACCAAGTACAATCCATTATAACTAGCCTTTGTCATAGGCATCCGCCATTGCCATAATTTGTCTCTATGTGGCAGGGGTATTTCTTTGCATGAGGATAACCGACAGGATGAGGCAAGTGCATCCCTAGAAGTAGCCAGCAACAATGGTAGAAAATTGCAGGATGTGACGAACCATCAGCTATACTAGTCTAAGCTAACATAAAACTTATGTAGAAGGTGAGGATGATTatactttgttttttgtttttgaacttacATGAAGAACATAATATTGATTACTTTGGATAGTCTTTGAAATATGCTTCTTTTCTAGATGTAGAGTGCAAATTTATTGTCTCACAGTACAGTTTGAGGTTGACCATATTATGAccaattatttgtttttatcatttttgagGAAATATAATGTCATATTTGCATTGCTTTTTTATTCAGTTTGTTCTTTTTAAGAAACCCTTTTAAAATCCTAATATTTGGATACTAAAGCCACAAAAATAACTTACTACTCCAAGTGCAATCCATTATAACTAGCCTTTGTCATAGGCATCCGCCATTGCCATAATTTGTCTCTATGTGGCAGGGGTATTTCTTTGCACGAGGATAACCGACAGGATGAGGCAAGTGCGTCCCTAGAAGTAGTCAACAACAATGGTAGAAAATTGCAGGATGTGATGAACCATCAGGCTATGCTAGTCTAAGCTAACATAAAACTTATGTAGAAGGTGAGGATGATCatactttgttttttgtttttgaacttacATGAAGAAcataatattaattactttGGATAGTCTTTGAAATATGCTTCTTTTCTAGATGTAGAGTGCAAATTTATCGTCTCACGGTACAGTTTGAGGTTGACCATATTATGACACCTAGCAAACACTGGGTCATGTCTATATTTTATTTCTGGTGCAATTGTCTAAAAACCCTAAATATGCATGCGTTA
This DNA window, taken from Quercus robur chromosome 2, dhQueRobu3.1, whole genome shotgun sequence, encodes the following:
- the LOC126707073 gene encoding uncharacterized protein LOC126707073, producing MSSSTGNGSTTSGFYRAGDGHLCTLENCALRTSRKAGNYGRRFVGCSQFNVGPKCGFFQWVDNKTCKSDRERISMLENELQLANQREMTTKEMEERCNRRERETHELYVEIREKLKRVRESERLYKMALVLSWLFFIFVMLLLCFASVNNNVRARNLNLP
- the LOC126714713 gene encoding F-box/kelch-repeat protein At4g19870-like codes for the protein MSAAAKLSEKGQSLALTSQSSTSSSSSTEMTKTVCFRAICKSHQSYWFAVNISFEAEEELESKRKGRDADEEDLMARFCGRRHHHFDGVTYGKFPTLEHDIQPYSTAKLSHRSSWALMGSKLYCVGGSLHELNKSKKKKSDYSRLVRVFDFNFPHNGWNKNLSLMISRREMPGLAVLDGKLYVFGGTGWCNKKSPWAEVYDPSVDKWEALPQPPPYIIDTIEDTPSFVVALHNLKKIVLDEYLFDVITSSWEILKEDCRDCCDRAVNQQPVAVQDTIYWWSDRYGSDGYESLGGCPYIYMPTILVR